In Fusarium oxysporum f. sp. lycopersici 4287 chromosome 2, whole genome shotgun sequence, a genomic segment contains:
- a CDS encoding hypothetical protein (At least one base has a quality score < 10) → MSMFMTQPAYAYAAAPPPPRQYSGTSSAFSASANPDEDWTKISDLAERRRIQNRIAQRNYRKKLKRRLEDLERRAGSSDDAESDKQPQKPTKSKRSPSAPKSQKSQSGAPSKSVASQGQFTPPMEPTDELFFPGTYDDRARSDSPPQFTYSTYPAPDEILLAPYGSTQSYPAITTADAYPNYMTASTVPMTLPSMTHFSDAIKRETYPSDDGLTPYMTYGYMPPMDFNSGSPYEQSNPHVSHASQTPRGVVRDPRC, encoded by the exons ATGTCCATGTTTATGACACAACCCGCCTACGCCTACGCGGCAGCTCCTCCACCCCCCAGACAATACTCGGGAACAAGCAGTGCTTTCAGTGCTTCTGCCAACCCCGATGAGGACTGGACCAAGATCTCTGACCTTGCTGAGCGCCGAAGAATACAGAACCGCATTGCTCAGCGCAACTACC GCAAGAAGCTTAAGCGCCGTCTCGAAGACCTCGAGCGCCGTGCTGGTTCTTCTGACGATGCCGAGTCCGACAAGCAGCCACAGAAGCCTACCAAGTCGAAGCGATCCCCCTCCGCACCTAAGTCTCAAAAATCGCAATCCGGAGCTCCCAGCAAGTCTGTTGCTTCACAGGGCCAGTTCACTCCTCCCATGGAGCCTACTGACGAGCTTTTCTTCCCCGGCACCTACGACGACCGAGCTCGCTCAGACAGCCCTCCTCAGTTCACATACTCAACATACCCTGCTCCCGATGAGATCCTCCTCGCACCCTACGGTTCCACTCAGTCATACCCAGCCATCACAACCGCTGATGCCTACCCCAACTACATGACAGCGTCTACAGTGCCTATGACACTTCCTTCCATGACACACTTTAGCGATGCCATCAAGCGGGAGACGTACCCTAGTGACGACGGACTCACTCCTTACATGACCTACGGTTACATGCCCCCCATGGACTTCAACTCTGGTAGCCCATACGAACAGTCCAACCCTCATGTGAGTCACGCCAGTCAAACGCCCCGTGGGGTTGTACGAGATCCACGTTGCTGA
- a CDS encoding hypothetical protein (At least one base has a quality score < 10) codes for MSMFMTQPAYAYAAAPPPPRQYSGTSSAFSASANPDEDWTKISDLAERRRIQNRIAQRNYRKKLKRRLEDLERRAGSSDDAESDKQPQKPTKSKRSPSAPKSQKSQSGAPSKSVASQGQFTPPMEPTDELFFPGTYDDRARSDSPPQFTYSTYPAPDEILLAPYGSTQSYPAITTADAYPNYMTASTVPMTLPSMTHFSDAIKRETYPSDDGLTPYMTYGYMPPMDFNSGSPYEQSNPHTPPLSHSFDHSANCSEAGFDYPATPLSMPGSPGLIQHQ; via the exons ATGTCCATGTTTATGACACAACCCGCCTACGCCTACGCGGCAGCTCCTCCACCCCCCAGACAATACTCGGGAACAAGCAGTGCTTTCAGTGCTTCTGCCAACCCCGATGAGGACTGGACCAAGATCTCTGACCTTGCTGAGCGCCGAAGAATACAGAACCGCATTGCTCAGCGCAACTACC GCAAGAAGCTTAAGCGCCGTCTCGAAGACCTCGAGCGCCGTGCTGGTTCTTCTGACGATGCCGAGTCCGACAAGCAGCCACAGAAGCCTACCAAGTCGAAGCGATCCCCCTCCGCACCTAAGTCTCAAAAATCGCAATCCGGAGCTCCCAGCAAGTCTGTTGCTTCACAGGGCCAGTTCACTCCTCCCATGGAGCCTACTGACGAGCTTTTCTTCCCCGGCACCTACGACGACCGAGCTCGCTCAGACAGCCCTCCTCAGTTCACATACTCAACATACCCTGCTCCCGATGAGATCCTCCTCGCACCCTACGGTTCCACTCAGTCATACCCAGCCATCACAACCGCTGATGCCTACCCCAACTACATGACAGCGTCTACAGTGCCTATGACACTTCCTTCCATGACACACTTTAGCGATGCCATCAAGCGGGAGACGTACCCTAGTGACGACGGACTCACTCCTTACATGACCTACGGTTACATGCCCCCCATGGACTTCAACTCTGGTAGCCCATACGAACAGTCCAACCCTCAT ACTCCTCCGCTGTCGCATTCTTTCGACCACTCTGCCAACTGCTCAGAGGCTGGCTTCGACTACCCTGCCACGCCTCTGTCAATGCCTGGCTCGCCTGGTCTAATCCAGCACCAATAG